From a single bacterium genomic region:
- a CDS encoding tetratricopeptide repeat protein, whose product MSRHVSKRSLITLGQGACVALLAAGLACSSAQKSTSSGKAERPASQAALAQLPPAAQLEAKLDAAMEELKKEHFDAARELVRQAEALKPGDSKIKELKARIDREEKEFRIEQRQDEIDDALSNAKKALKANDFDQAERYVRQALELDQGNKKASKLLADIKDERAEYQAERLEDAVEERIDMAEEAIDAKKFDVALKHYEKAVELSQGNAAFKDDLNDLRADIQKEQAEYESAKVADKVDALLEKAEAELKANNFERARTAVQEAYALDKNNKDVVDLRGDIDEAEKQFKMEAIDRRIDQALDRAVSLYKADKYEESIAAFEDVLKIDSGNAEAKKYIDRAKKNIAAMKADAAGEKVDGALAKAERLYDAGKYEEAIAAYEDVLAIDKGNSDARKMIARAKNAIAERQSEKADELVTSAERLMKRGDYEAALSQLEEAKKLDPESKKVSSTMNDVRKAMAEAEKKAAKPVATPKPVEVAQAVKTPKPTPAPTPEPTVARTPKPTPEPTPAPTAKPERKPTRPEKTPTARANETSAADKAAEAAAKKAREEKQRMFDDRLEKAEDLIKDGEFAQAESVLNEARAMDVDAGEVAKMERELESSRKRAQSQAFDKALDRAQKLAENENYDEALAALAEIEATYPDRAAAIQGVRKSVENDRERAMAAMREREMREQRAEARQMFEEGVRIYERDQEDLENLENARQKWIGALEIDPDYRQPAVYLEQTEKAFNEMMAERQAQRDFQEREAAAIEKMNTQIPISTLEPTPLADFLHHLRLLSGIDFVLAGGVDARIQAAFTDKPLHEVLDAVLLPIGLKWERRPGEDVVVITPDLRTQIFKVTPEQVKTIDSLLDRGTLQNLLYGEGGQPVLEGQEIYTDQRQNVVVITDSSKNIEKFSQLITELESQDTVGLVFKSYIIKEDKAAQVKALLEAILRADDQAPYNPERKLIVEGGELIIKDTPENIRKVEEILQDRQFLRQIYSNKLSVATFNLTPILDIQENPDLARQFGENVRIVVETLLYAQEGRSKAMREGRRLWYDEATLQLTITDYPDRLQMVEEFIESLPQIERKSRSKIIFLNWATASELSTQIQTFLGGVATTASETGGNSITKTMRVEGELEFQGAYFRVTRVNENDEADDNDDSVELVVRTGTTSQDVTIDEFRSDFIEDFEIVAEDVDPSGTPGEGRAKLTIRYVPGGESSASNEPTPTPVPAPERTEDQGISIEPIDNLNALWLQYQSASDLKEVEFWIQTLDVPTLQVSLEIKFVEVVENKAKQLKSDFTIGNLADGVSLSDSIVRSRFAQDMDEFMNPFEPFLETAGSANLLKGATVTSWIINNGKSPISLTLSALEAQGVINVVNAPSITVITGETATFDITREFAGAGTTTAGGTTTGGTTNDNDNTDQIDTVQLEVSPTVTQAGNITLDPISVEIVDLDQNLAGLQSLTDALGGNEEDVTGGFSDIYTAAITSGGIGTIRKEIETIARIRDGGTVVLGGWRNERIQKQDSGVPILRDIPWVGKILFNRNQETSDRITLLVFLTGSVVRD is encoded by the coding sequence ATGAGTCGGCACGTATCCAAAAGGTCTCTGATCACCCTCGGCCAGGGCGCTTGCGTGGCGCTGCTGGCGGCGGGCCTGGCTTGTTCCAGCGCCCAGAAGTCCACGTCCAGCGGCAAGGCTGAGCGGCCCGCGTCCCAAGCGGCGCTGGCCCAGTTGCCACCCGCGGCACAGCTCGAAGCCAAGCTCGATGCGGCCATGGAAGAGCTCAAGAAAGAGCACTTCGATGCCGCCCGTGAGCTGGTTCGACAGGCCGAGGCGCTGAAGCCGGGAGATTCGAAGATCAAAGAACTGAAGGCTCGCATCGATCGCGAGGAGAAGGAATTCCGCATCGAGCAGCGCCAGGACGAGATCGACGATGCCCTTTCCAACGCGAAGAAGGCGTTGAAGGCCAACGATTTCGACCAGGCCGAGCGCTATGTCCGTCAGGCCCTCGAGCTTGACCAGGGCAACAAGAAAGCATCCAAGCTGCTGGCCGATATTAAAGATGAACGTGCCGAGTATCAGGCCGAGCGGCTCGAAGATGCCGTCGAAGAGCGCATCGACATGGCCGAAGAGGCCATCGACGCCAAGAAATTCGACGTCGCCCTTAAGCACTACGAAAAGGCGGTCGAGCTCTCCCAGGGCAATGCCGCGTTCAAGGATGACTTGAACGATCTGCGGGCCGACATTCAGAAGGAACAGGCCGAGTACGAAAGCGCCAAGGTCGCCGACAAAGTCGACGCTCTCCTGGAAAAGGCCGAGGCGGAACTGAAAGCGAACAATTTCGAGCGCGCTCGCACTGCCGTGCAGGAAGCATACGCCCTCGACAAGAATAACAAAGACGTCGTCGATCTGCGTGGCGACATCGACGAAGCCGAGAAGCAGTTTAAGATGGAGGCGATCGATCGCCGCATCGACCAGGCCCTTGACCGCGCCGTCTCCCTCTACAAAGCCGACAAGTACGAAGAATCCATCGCCGCGTTCGAAGACGTTCTGAAGATCGACTCCGGCAACGCCGAAGCCAAGAAGTACATCGATCGGGCGAAGAAGAACATCGCCGCGATGAAGGCCGATGCCGCCGGCGAGAAGGTCGATGGTGCACTTGCCAAGGCTGAGCGTCTCTATGATGCCGGCAAGTATGAAGAAGCCATCGCTGCCTACGAAGACGTGCTGGCGATTGACAAGGGCAATTCCGACGCGCGCAAGATGATTGCCCGCGCCAAGAACGCGATCGCCGAACGCCAGTCCGAGAAGGCTGACGAACTGGTGACCAGCGCCGAACGCCTGATGAAGCGCGGCGATTATGAAGCTGCCCTCAGCCAGTTGGAAGAAGCCAAGAAGCTGGATCCGGAATCGAAGAAGGTCTCTTCGACCATGAACGATGTACGCAAGGCCATGGCCGAAGCGGAGAAGAAGGCTGCCAAGCCGGTTGCAACGCCGAAGCCGGTCGAAGTGGCCCAGGCCGTCAAGACTCCGAAGCCGACTCCCGCTCCAACCCCCGAGCCGACCGTCGCCCGGACACCGAAGCCGACTCCCGAACCCACCCCGGCGCCGACCGCGAAGCCCGAGCGCAAGCCGACTCGCCCGGAGAAGACCCCGACCGCTCGCGCGAACGAGACAAGCGCTGCCGACAAGGCTGCAGAGGCTGCCGCCAAGAAGGCTCGTGAAGAGAAGCAGCGCATGTTCGACGATCGGTTGGAGAAGGCCGAAGATCTGATCAAAGACGGCGAGTTCGCTCAGGCCGAGTCAGTGTTGAACGAAGCCCGCGCCATGGATGTGGATGCAGGCGAAGTTGCCAAGATGGAGCGCGAACTCGAATCGTCCCGCAAGCGCGCCCAATCCCAGGCCTTCGATAAGGCTCTGGACCGTGCACAGAAGCTTGCTGAGAATGAAAACTACGACGAGGCCCTTGCGGCTCTCGCCGAAATCGAAGCGACCTATCCCGATCGCGCCGCCGCCATTCAGGGCGTGCGCAAGAGCGTCGAAAACGACCGCGAGCGGGCGATGGCCGCCATGCGCGAGCGTGAAATGCGTGAACAGCGTGCCGAAGCCCGCCAGATGTTCGAGGAAGGCGTTCGAATCTACGAGCGCGACCAGGAGGATCTGGAGAATCTCGAGAACGCTCGCCAGAAGTGGATCGGTGCTCTTGAAATCGATCCCGATTATCGTCAGCCTGCCGTTTACCTTGAGCAGACTGAGAAGGCATTCAACGAGATGATGGCCGAGCGTCAGGCTCAGCGCGACTTCCAGGAGCGCGAAGCCGCAGCCATCGAGAAGATGAACACGCAGATTCCGATCAGTACCCTCGAACCGACTCCGCTTGCAGACTTCTTGCATCACCTTCGTCTGCTTTCCGGAATCGATTTCGTGCTGGCCGGCGGTGTGGATGCCCGCATCCAGGCCGCGTTCACCGACAAGCCACTTCATGAAGTGCTCGATGCCGTCCTACTGCCTATCGGTCTGAAGTGGGAACGCCGTCCGGGCGAAGACGTTGTCGTTATCACCCCGGACCTGCGCACGCAGATCTTCAAGGTCACGCCGGAGCAGGTGAAGACCATCGACTCGCTGCTGGATCGCGGTACGCTGCAGAATCTCCTCTACGGCGAGGGCGGTCAGCCCGTCCTTGAAGGCCAGGAAATCTACACCGACCAGCGCCAGAACGTCGTCGTCATCACCGACTCCTCGAAGAATATTGAGAAGTTCAGTCAGTTGATCACGGAGTTGGAGTCCCAGGACACCGTCGGCCTCGTCTTCAAGAGCTACATCATCAAGGAAGACAAGGCTGCCCAGGTGAAGGCGCTGCTGGAAGCGATCCTTCGCGCCGACGACCAGGCTCCTTACAACCCCGAGCGCAAGCTGATCGTCGAGGGCGGCGAGCTGATCATCAAGGACACGCCCGAGAACATTCGCAAGGTCGAGGAGATCCTTCAGGATCGCCAGTTCCTGCGCCAGATCTACAGCAACAAGCTGAGCGTGGCGACATTCAACCTGACTCCGATTCTCGACATCCAGGAGAACCCCGATCTGGCCCGTCAGTTCGGCGAGAACGTCAGAATCGTCGTCGAGACGCTCCTGTACGCGCAGGAAGGTCGCAGCAAGGCCATGCGCGAAGGCCGTCGCCTGTGGTATGACGAAGCGACGTTGCAGTTGACCATCACCGACTATCCGGACCGTCTTCAGATGGTCGAGGAGTTCATCGAGAGCCTGCCGCAGATCGAACGGAAGTCTCGTTCGAAGATCATCTTCTTGAACTGGGCGACAGCTTCGGAGCTCTCCACCCAGATCCAGACGTTCCTCGGCGGCGTTGCTACCACGGCTTCAGAAACAGGTGGCAACTCGATCACCAAGACAATGCGTGTGGAAGGCGAGCTTGAGTTCCAGGGCGCTTACTTCCGCGTCACCCGCGTCAATGAGAACGATGAAGCCGACGATAATGACGACTCCGTCGAACTCGTCGTCCGCACTGGCACCACCAGCCAGGACGTCACAATCGACGAGTTCCGTTCGGACTTCATCGAGGACTTTGAAATCGTCGCTGAAGACGTTGATCCTTCGGGCACGCCTGGTGAAGGCCGCGCCAAGCTGACCATTCGGTACGTGCCCGGCGGTGAGTCCAGTGCGAGCAATGAACCGACTCCGACGCCGGTCCCCGCTCCCGAGCGTACTGAAGATCAGGGCATCAGCATCGAGCCCATCGATAATCTCAATGCCCTTTGGCTGCAGTACCAGAGCGCGAGCGATCTGAAGGAAGTCGAGTTCTGGATCCAGACTCTCGACGTTCCGACACTGCAGGTCTCTCTCGAAATCAAGTTCGTCGAAGTCGTCGAGAACAAGGCCAAGCAGTTGAAGTCCGACTTCACGATTGGCAACCTGGCCGATGGCGTGTCGCTCTCCGACAGCATCGTGCGCAGTCGCTTTGCCCAGGACATGGACGAGTTCATGAACCCGTTCGAGCCGTTCCTGGAGACCGCGGGTAGCGCCAACTTGCTGAAGGGTGCCACGGTGACCAGTTGGATCATCAACAACGGCAAGTCGCCCATCTCTCTGACCCTGAGTGCCCTCGAAGCCCAGGGCGTGATCAACGTGGTCAACGCGCCGTCGATCACCGTGATCACCGGCGAGACGGCCACCTTCGACATCACGCGCGAGTTCGCAGGCGCCGGCACAACGACAGCCGGAGGTACCACCACTGGCGGTACCACAAACGACAACGACAATACCGATCAGATCGACACAGTGCAGCTCGAGGTCAGCCCGACAGTCACCCAGGCCGGCAATATTACTCTCGACCCGATCTCTGTCGAAATCGTCGACCTCGATCAGAACCTTGCTGGATTGCAGAGTCTAACCGATGCACTCGGTGGCAATGAAGAAGATGTAACCGGCGGCTTCTCCGACATCTACACCGCGGCGATCACGAGCGGTGGCATTGGCACGATCCGGAAGGAAATCGAGACCATCGCCCGCATCCGCGACGGAGGCACGGTGGTCCTCGGTGGCTGGCGCAACGAGCGCATCCAGAAGCAGGATTCTGGCGTGCCCATCCTGCGCGACATCCCGTGGGTCGGCAAGATCCTGTTCAACCGCAACCAGGAGACCAGCGACCGCATCACGCTGCTTGTCTTCCTCACCGGCTCGGTTGTTCGCGACTAA
- the polA gene encoding DNA polymerase I: MTKRKLFLLDGHSLVYKAYHAITALTTSKGEPTGAIFGFLQIFHRLHRDHQLEHIAVVFDPPGKTFRADVFPEYKANRPPQPPELTQQFTVLRELLQIMNVPMYEISPYEADDVIATLANWAVQNGGEACVVSVDKDLLQIVQPGVTVLREHLKNIELLDEEGVLQKMGVRPSQIPDYLGLLGDSSDNIPGVPGVGKKRATDLLTEFGDMETILAAAEGRTKPKFWASLAENAEAARKSRELATVKSDIDLDASWDAMVWTYKGSPALREMLSRLEFRSLLDELGGQSIEDRTTDYAVIRTPDQLRHVAEGIRKAGRASVDTETTGLDPFTDDLVGISLSWADNQGVYIPVSLSESDGLLSNKAIWEALNPVLSEPAIRWVAHNWRFDYKVLRKAGYDVDQIDCDTMLASYLIHPERASNGLKNLSMEILGIQMTAISTLIGSGDDMVTMASADVDAVGEYACQDSDVTLKLWRTFSPQIDEAGLREVHDQIEVPLAAVLARMELEGIRLDRPHFKRLSAETEKKLIELTTEIHEMAGRPFNINSTKQLAEILFEDLGLPTQKKTTTGYSTDVTVLEALSKLHPMPAKLLEYRQLEKLKGTYLDPLPRLVHPKTGRVHTSFHQTVAATGRLSSSDPNLQNIPVRTEAGREIRAGFIPREDGWVLLSADYSQIELRILAHMSRDASLCEAFRSGQDIHALTASKVFKVDLDAVTKEMRTQAKAINFGIIYGMSAFRLARDLEIPRHTAEQFIDNYFEVYAGVREFIDTTLEDCRKNGFVTTLKGRRRYVGDINASNGNRRQQAERIAVNSPIQGTSADMIKLAMIRIDREIRQRGLEARMILQVHDELIFDVPQDELEALKPIVVQEMQAALPLDVPIQVDVSSGPNWADV, encoded by the coding sequence GTGACAAAGCGGAAGCTCTTCCTCCTCGACGGCCACTCCCTGGTCTACAAGGCCTACCACGCCATCACGGCCCTCACCACATCGAAGGGAGAGCCAACCGGGGCCATCTTCGGCTTCCTGCAGATCTTCCATCGCCTTCATCGAGACCACCAGCTGGAGCACATTGCCGTCGTCTTCGATCCCCCGGGAAAGACCTTCCGGGCTGACGTGTTTCCTGAGTACAAAGCCAATCGTCCGCCCCAACCGCCGGAGTTGACTCAGCAGTTCACCGTACTCCGCGAACTTCTGCAGATCATGAATGTGCCGATGTACGAGATTTCGCCTTACGAGGCAGACGACGTCATCGCCACCCTGGCCAACTGGGCCGTTCAGAACGGCGGCGAGGCCTGCGTCGTGTCCGTTGACAAGGACCTGCTTCAGATCGTCCAGCCCGGTGTCACCGTCTTGCGCGAGCACCTCAAGAACATCGAACTCCTCGACGAGGAGGGGGTGCTGCAGAAGATGGGTGTCCGCCCTTCGCAGATTCCAGATTACCTCGGCCTTCTGGGCGACTCCTCGGACAACATCCCGGGCGTCCCCGGGGTAGGGAAGAAGCGCGCCACCGATCTGCTGACAGAGTTCGGCGACATGGAGACGATCCTGGCCGCCGCGGAGGGCAGAACGAAGCCGAAATTCTGGGCTTCTCTGGCAGAGAACGCCGAGGCCGCCCGCAAGTCCCGCGAGTTGGCGACGGTGAAATCCGATATCGATTTGGACGCTTCGTGGGATGCCATGGTGTGGACGTACAAGGGCTCCCCGGCTCTGCGAGAGATGCTCAGTCGCCTCGAATTCCGCAGCCTTCTCGATGAGTTGGGCGGCCAATCCATTGAGGATCGAACTACCGACTACGCCGTCATTCGCACGCCCGATCAACTGCGTCACGTTGCCGAAGGCATCCGCAAGGCCGGCCGCGCCTCTGTCGATACCGAAACGACAGGCCTCGATCCCTTCACGGACGACCTCGTTGGGATCTCCCTGTCCTGGGCCGACAATCAGGGTGTCTACATCCCCGTCAGCCTCTCGGAAAGCGACGGTCTCTTGTCGAACAAGGCTATTTGGGAAGCTCTGAATCCCGTGCTCAGCGAGCCCGCTATCCGCTGGGTCGCGCACAACTGGCGCTTCGACTACAAGGTGCTCCGCAAGGCCGGCTACGACGTCGACCAGATCGATTGCGACACGATGCTGGCCTCCTACCTGATCCACCCGGAGCGCGCCTCAAACGGCCTCAAGAACCTTTCCATGGAGATCCTCGGCATCCAGATGACCGCAATCTCGACGCTGATCGGCTCCGGCGACGACATGGTGACGATGGCAAGTGCGGACGTCGACGCGGTCGGGGAGTACGCCTGCCAGGATTCGGATGTGACGCTTAAGCTCTGGCGCACATTCTCGCCGCAGATTGACGAAGCCGGACTGCGCGAAGTCCACGATCAGATCGAAGTGCCTCTCGCGGCAGTGCTCGCGCGCATGGAACTGGAGGGCATTCGGCTCGATCGCCCTCACTTCAAACGCCTCTCTGCCGAAACGGAAAAGAAGCTCATCGAACTGACCACCGAAATTCATGAAATGGCCGGTCGCCCATTCAATATCAATTCGACGAAGCAACTGGCGGAGATCCTGTTCGAAGACCTCGGCCTTCCGACGCAGAAGAAGACCACGACCGGGTACAGCACCGACGTTACGGTGCTCGAGGCGCTTTCCAAGCTTCACCCCATGCCCGCGAAGCTGCTCGAATACCGCCAGTTGGAGAAGTTGAAAGGGACCTATCTCGACCCTCTGCCGCGCCTCGTTCACCCAAAAACAGGTCGCGTCCATACGTCCTTTCACCAGACTGTCGCGGCGACCGGCCGCCTTTCCAGCAGCGATCCCAACCTGCAGAATATTCCCGTGCGCACCGAGGCAGGTCGTGAAATACGTGCCGGCTTCATTCCGCGCGAAGACGGCTGGGTCCTTCTTTCCGCGGACTATTCGCAGATCGAACTGCGCATTCTGGCGCACATGTCCAGGGATGCATCGCTCTGCGAGGCTTTCCGCTCGGGCCAGGACATTCACGCACTGACTGCCAGCAAGGTCTTCAAGGTTGACCTCGACGCCGTGACCAAGGAAATGCGCACGCAGGCCAAGGCGATCAACTTTGGAATCATCTACGGCATGTCGGCCTTCCGGCTCGCGCGCGATCTGGAGATTCCCCGCCACACGGCAGAGCAATTCATCGACAACTACTTCGAGGTCTACGCAGGTGTTCGCGAGTTCATCGACACGACCTTGGAGGACTGCCGAAAGAATGGGTTTGTCACGACTCTCAAGGGGCGGCGTCGCTATGTGGGCGACATCAACGCCTCCAACGGCAATCGACGCCAGCAGGCCGAACGCATCGCGGTCAATTCGCCGATCCAAGGCACCTCGGCGGACATGATCAAGCTGGCGATGATTCGGATCGATCGCGAGATTCGCCAGCGCGGCCTCGAGGCGCGGATGATCCTGCAGGTCCACGACGAGTTGATCTTCGACGTTCCGCAGGATGAACTCGAGGCCTTGAAGCCGATCGTTGTCCAGGAAATGCAGGCTGCTCTTCCGCTCGACGTGCCGATCCAGGTGGATGTTTCATCCGGTCCGAACTGGGCGGATGTGTAG
- the coaE gene encoding dephospho-CoA kinase, long form, whose product MILGLTGSIGSGKTSVATILQQCGAVIIRADVIAREVVAPGTPALQEISRRFGPEVVTKDGSLDRQRMADIVFRDPTRRKELEEIIHPRVREREEELIRRYGDQPMVVLEIPLLYETGAEEMCDAVAVVTVNERERVRRLVEDRGMSEEEVRRRLQAQLPQEEKARRADHVIDNSGSPEATRRQVEELYKKLTSSL is encoded by the coding sequence ATGATTCTGGGCTTGACGGGCTCAATCGGGAGCGGAAAAACTTCTGTCGCAACGATATTGCAGCAATGCGGCGCCGTCATTATTCGGGCGGATGTGATTGCCCGCGAAGTCGTTGCTCCCGGAACCCCTGCTCTCCAGGAAATTTCCCGCCGGTTCGGTCCCGAGGTCGTCACGAAGGACGGCAGCTTGGACCGTCAGAGAATGGCGGACATTGTATTCCGCGATCCCACCCGCAGAAAAGAGTTGGAAGAAATCATCCACCCAAGGGTGCGTGAACGCGAAGAAGAATTGATCCGCCGGTATGGCGATCAACCGATGGTGGTCCTGGAAATCCCCCTTTTGTACGAAACCGGCGCGGAAGAGATGTGCGATGCCGTGGCGGTGGTGACCGTGAATGAACGGGAACGCGTGCGGAGGCTGGTGGAAGACCGGGGAATGAGCGAGGAAGAGGTACGGCGACGGTTACAGGCCCAACTCCCACAAGAGGAGAAGGCTCGACGAGCCGACCACGTGATCGACAACAGCGGATCGCCCGAAGCGACTCGCCGCCAGGTCGAAGAACTCTACAAAAAGCTGACAAGCTCGCTCTAA
- the rho gene encoding transcription termination factor Rho, which translates to MRKKKSTASSSAESSNTTRPRRRRKPAQPKQPLPRDADGKPYDPDELIPQEDEEIENGENGRDEEAAGDDGDQEKIILDLAQLKRMTASELAKLARDLKVENAAGMRKQDLIFQLLRATSARNGQMYANGVLEILPDGFGFLRSASYNYLWSPDDIYVSPSQIRRFGLRKGDLVTGTVRPPKSGERYFALLKVETINEGDPQEARNKILFDNLTPLYPEERLKLETAKGKLTTRFMDLLTPLGKGQRGLIVAPPRTGKTVLLQDIANAITTNHPEVFLIVLLIDERPEEVTDMERTVNGEVISSTFDEPADRHVQVAEMVIEKAKRLVEHGRDVVILLDSITRLARAYNTVTPASGKVLSGGIDANALHKPKRFFGAARNIEEGGSLTIVATALIETGSRMDDVIFEEFKGTGNSEIHLDRKLSDRRIFPAIDIMRSGTRKEELLIPEKHLQRIWLLRKILHELNVVEAAEFLYQKLRQTDSNDEFLDTMNQ; encoded by the coding sequence ATGAGAAAGAAGAAGAGCACAGCTTCCAGTTCTGCCGAGAGCAGCAACACCACGCGTCCGCGCCGTCGTCGCAAACCGGCCCAGCCCAAACAGCCATTGCCGCGCGATGCCGACGGCAAGCCGTACGATCCCGATGAGCTGATCCCACAGGAAGACGAGGAGATCGAAAACGGCGAAAACGGGCGCGATGAAGAAGCCGCCGGCGACGACGGCGACCAGGAGAAAATCATTCTCGACCTGGCCCAGTTGAAGCGCATGACGGCCTCGGAACTGGCGAAGCTTGCCCGCGACCTGAAGGTCGAAAACGCCGCTGGTATGCGGAAGCAGGACTTGATTTTCCAGCTTCTGCGCGCCACATCCGCCCGCAACGGCCAGATGTATGCGAACGGCGTGCTGGAAATCCTGCCCGACGGTTTCGGATTCCTTCGTTCCGCCAGCTACAATTACCTGTGGTCTCCGGACGACATCTATGTCTCCCCGTCGCAGATTCGCCGTTTCGGCCTGCGCAAGGGCGATCTCGTCACCGGTACCGTCCGTCCCCCAAAGAGCGGCGAACGTTACTTCGCACTCCTCAAGGTTGAGACGATCAACGAAGGCGACCCGCAGGAAGCGCGCAACAAGATCCTGTTCGACAACCTGACGCCTCTGTACCCGGAAGAGCGCCTGAAACTCGAAACAGCGAAGGGCAAGCTGACGACCCGTTTCATGGATCTCCTGACGCCGCTTGGCAAGGGCCAGCGCGGGCTGATTGTTGCTCCGCCGCGAACCGGCAAGACGGTTCTGTTGCAGGACATCGCGAACGCCATCACGACCAACCATCCCGAGGTCTTCCTGATCGTCTTGCTCATCGACGAGCGTCCCGAGGAAGTCACCGACATGGAACGCACCGTGAACGGCGAGGTGATCAGCTCGACGTTCGACGAGCCGGCCGACCGCCACGTTCAGGTTGCAGAGATGGTGATCGAGAAGGCCAAGCGCCTTGTCGAGCACGGCCGCGACGTTGTGATTCTACTCGACTCGATTACGCGCCTGGCTCGTGCCTACAACACCGTCACGCCTGCTTCCGGCAAGGTTCTCTCCGGCGGTATCGATGCGAACGCTTTGCACAAGCCGAAGCGCTTCTTCGGCGCCGCCCGTAATATCGAAGAAGGCGGCTCGTTGACCATCGTCGCCACGGCGCTGATCGAAACCGGATCGCGCATGGACGACGTCATCTTCGAAGAGTTCAAAGGTACTGGTAACTCCGAGATTCACCTGGATCGCAAGCTGTCCGATCGCCGCATTTTCCCGGCCATCGACATCATGCGTTCCGGCACACGCAAAGAGGAGTTGCTCATCCCCGAGAAGCACCTGCAGCGCATCTGGCTCCTTCGCAAGATCCTGCACGAGCTCAACGTTGTCGAAGCTGCGGAGTTCCTCTATCAGAAGCTACGCCAGACGGACAGCAACGACGAGTTCCTCGACACAATGAACCAGTAA
- a CDS encoding 3-phosphoshikimate 1-carboxyvinyltransferase: protein MKARIHPPQSPLGGVVDPPSSKNYTTRCILVSCLSHGRSIVHKPAVQDDAVAMVRCCRQLGADIRAEESDGREIDFTVENAAKIDRLIINGFGAHPLPPPPGLPIDPMNAGTVLRLLLAVAALAEGAVSFDTAEHKESLGKRPNRDLLDALEQLGVQVEARTDEGCLPISLRGGDRIGRELHRRRMHEKLPEHEPVPVKVSGAVSSQFLSALLFMVPLLNQNIAIEVTGELRSKPLIRTTLSVLQEAGIAVESSGDLMRHVIYKDQQYTAREWHVAGDWPGSSAILAAAAVVPGSKIGVRRLREDEQGERASAGFYQAMGCTIESADDVLTIAAPQDAPLQAAEIDGDKCTDAVLAMIGAACLAEGESRLTGIGNLQFKECDRVREPIHELRRIFKESGIENSADRLRWSPDEDPDTISIEGNPDGFVGGIEVDGRGDHRVIMLLSIVALRCKEGLTIRGAEHVSKSFPQWFEVLRQLGVQVDED, encoded by the coding sequence ATGAAAGCGCGCATCCATCCCCCGCAGAGTCCTCTCGGCGGAGTCGTCGATCCGCCCTCCTCGAAGAATTATACCACGCGTTGCATCCTCGTCAGTTGCCTCAGCCACGGGCGCAGCATCGTTCATAAGCCCGCCGTGCAGGACGACGCCGTGGCCATGGTGCGTTGTTGCCGACAGCTTGGCGCGGACATTCGCGCTGAGGAATCGGATGGCCGCGAGATTGACTTTACGGTCGAGAACGCTGCAAAGATCGACCGATTGATCATCAATGGATTCGGCGCGCATCCGCTTCCGCCTCCACCCGGTCTCCCGATCGACCCGATGAACGCGGGCACCGTGCTGCGGCTTCTTCTCGCCGTCGCTGCGTTGGCCGAAGGCGCGGTCAGCTTCGACACCGCCGAACACAAAGAATCCCTGGGGAAACGCCCCAACCGCGATCTGCTCGATGCCCTCGAGCAACTCGGCGTTCAGGTCGAAGCGCGCACCGATGAAGGCTGCCTGCCGATTTCACTGCGCGGCGGCGATCGAATCGGGCGCGAACTGCACCGGCGTCGCATGCACGAGAAGCTACCGGAACACGAGCCTGTTCCGGTCAAGGTCTCCGGCGCGGTCAGCAGTCAGTTCCTTTCGGCCCTGCTGTTCATGGTGCCGTTGCTTAATCAGAACATTGCGATCGAAGTCACCGGCGAGCTTCGCAGCAAGCCGCTGATCCGAACGACATTGTCCGTGCTGCAAGAGGCCGGCATCGCCGTGGAGTCCAGTGGCGACTTGATGCGCCACGTGATCTACAAGGACCAGCAATACACCGCGCGCGAGTGGCACGTTGCGGGCGATTGGCCGGGCTCATCGGCGATTCTCGCTGCCGCGGCCGTGGTCCCGGGTTCAAAGATTGGTGTGCGCCGCTTGCGTGAAGATGAACAAGGCGAACGCGCCAGCGCAGGCTTCTACCAGGCGATGGGCTGTACGATCGAAAGCGCCGACGATGTTCTGACGATCGCTGCGCCGCAGGACGCACCCCTTCAGGCTGCGGAGATCGATGGCGACAAGTGCACCGATGCCGTTCTCGCGATGATCGGCGCGGCTTGTCTTGCAGAGGGCGAATCGCGCCTCACAGGCATCGGCAACTTGCAGTTCAAAGAATGCGACCGCGTCCGCGAACCCATTCATGAACTGCGGCGGATCTTCAAGGAATCGGGGATCGAAAACTCAGCAGATCGCCTGCGCTGGTCGCCGGATGAAGATCCGGACACGATTTCGATCGAGGGCAATCCCGATGGGTTTGTCGGAGGTATCGAAGTCGATGGTCGCGGCGATCATCGCGTGATCATGTTGCTGTCGATCGTTGCCCTGCGCTGCAAAGAGGGCCTCACGATCCGCGGCGCCGAACACGTCTCCAAATCGTTTCCGCAATGGTTTGAGGTTTTGCGTCAGCTTGGTGTGCAGGTCGACGAAGACTGA